The following are encoded in a window of Spea bombifrons isolate aSpeBom1 chromosome 2, aSpeBom1.2.pri, whole genome shotgun sequence genomic DNA:
- the LOC128474405 gene encoding arylsulfatase H-like, giving the protein MTPISLYSVLVLQFLTLAISGMKPKPNIVLFLADDLGIGDIGCFGNTTIRTPNIDRLALEGVKLTQHISAASVCTPSRAAFLTGRYPIRSGMTGHGGGHSVLIWTSASGGLPANETTFPKILKEQGYATGIIGKWHLGLNCDSRTDFCHHPLNHGFDYFYGSPFTLVNDCQESIPSEIHVAFKKQLWFYAQLFALTLATMVAGKLMNLLSVPWKVIFFFFAFGLSFFSYWYMAYHFYRNWNCILMRNFEIIGQPMNLETMAAHVTEEAKAFIERNRDGPFLLLVSFLHIHAPFFTTEKFRGTSRHKLYGDNIEEMDWMVGEILDVIDQEGLANNTLTYFTSDNGAFLQGMEPDYDLRGSNGIYRGGKGMGGLEGGIRVPGIFRWPGVLPSNTTVDQPTSLMDIFTTVITLGGGRLPKDRVIDGKDLMPLMQGLTSKQHHDFMFHYCWEYLHAVRWHEVNSNTVWKVHFFSPKFSPEGSGTCPKEKLCSCSGETVIHHVPPLLFNLSNDPSEEYPLSHESTLYSSVLQTIQQAVTNHNLTINSVPRQLYGSKNRWTPGMQVCCGTFPFCSCDKED; this is encoded by the exons AT gacACCTATATCACTTTATTCAGTATTAGTCCTGCAGTTTTTGACCCTTGCAATTAGCGGAATGAAACCAAAGCCAAATATCGTACTCTTCCTGGCAGATGATCTTGGCATTGGTGACATCGGTTGTTTTGGAAATACTACAATAAG GACTCCAAACATTGACAGATTGGCATTGGAGGGTGTAAAGCTTACACAGCACATATCTGCGGCATCAGTGTGTACACCAAGCAGAGCGGCCTTTTTAACTGGAAGATACCCTATACGATCAG ggatgACTGGCCATGGTGGGGGCCATTCTGTCCTGATTTGGACTTCTGCATCTGGAGGACTCCCAGCAAATGAAACAACTTTtccaaaaatattgaaagaGCAAGGTTATGCCACTGGCATTATAG GTAAATGGCACCTCGGATTAAACTGTGACTCCAGGACTGACTTTTGTCACCATCCTTTAAATCATGgctttgattatttttatggttCTCCTTTTACACTTGTCAATGATTGCCAAGAATCCATACCTAGTGAGATTCATGtcgcatttaaaaaacaattgtgGTTTTACGCACAGTTGTTTGCTCTCACGCTGGCTACCATGGTAGCTGGTAAGCTAATGAATTTACTTTCTGTTCCatggaaagttattttttttttctttgcttttggattgtcttttttttcctactgGTACATGGCTTACCACTTCTATAGAAACTGGAACTGCATCTTAATGAGGAACTTTGAAATCATTGGACAGCCTATGAATCTAGAAACGATGGCAGCTCATGTGACAGAGGAAGCCAAGGCATTCATCGAAAG GAATAGAGATGGTCCTTTTCTTCTCCTTGTTAGTTTTCTACATATCCACGCTCCCTTTTTTACCACTGAAAAATTTAGAGGAACAAGCAGGCATAAATTATATGGAGATAATATTGAAGAGATGGACTGGATGGTTG gTGAAATATTGGATGTTATTGATCAGGAAGGTTTGGCGAATAATACCCTTACCTACTTTACGTCTGACAATGGAGCATTTTTGCAAGGGATGGAACCGGATTATGATTTAAGAGGAAGTAATGGAATTTACAGAG GTGGAAAAGGCATGGGAGGCCTGGAAGGTGGGATACGGGTGCCAGGGATATTTCGGTGGCCCGGTGTACTGCCATCTAACACTACGGTAGACCAACCTACTAGTCTTATGGATATATTCACAACAGTCATAACGCTCGGAGGAGGCAGGTTACCAAAAGACAG GGTAATTGATGGCAAGGATCTAATGCCACTGATGCAAGGACTGACTAGCAAGCAACATCATGATTTCATGTTCCATTATTGTTGGGAGTACTTGCATGCTGTGCGGTGGCATGAAGTAAACA gtAACACCGTTTGGAAAGTCCACTTCTTTTCACCAAAATTCAGTCCAGAAGGATCAGGGACGTGTCCTAAGGAAAAATTATGTTCATGTTCTGGTGAAACAGTTATTCACCATGTTCCTCCACTACTTTTTAATCTGTCCAATGACCCGTCAGAGGAATATCCTCTGTCACACGAATCTACACTGTATAGTAGTGTGCTCCAAACCATACAACAAGCTGTAACAAACCATAATTTAACTATAAACTCAGTCCCTCGGCAGCTGTATGGGTCAAAAAACAGATGGACACCTGGAATGCAAGTATGCTGTGGGACATTTCCATTTTGTTCATGTGATAAAGAAGATTAa